Proteins co-encoded in one Candidatus Methylomirabilota bacterium genomic window:
- a CDS encoding response regulator produces the protein YELTFSVRDTGIGIPTDRIERLFESFSQVDVSTARKYGGTGLGLAISKRLTELMGGTMSVDSREGHGSEFRFTVRAPSAESAVPPRRELRGTQPSLDGKRVLVVDDNETNRRILAAYLDTWGMAVRMTGSPREALAWIQAGEPFDAGILDMHMPELDGVALARAIREQRTVATLPLLLFTSLGRREAGAESVGFAAHLTKPIKPSQLFDALAAALVGQPTRVEKRTPSRVELDSEMAQRHPLRILLAEDNVVNQKLALRLLEQMGYRADIAANGLEAVEAVERQPYDLVLMDVQMPEMDGLEASREINRRWPGDRRPRIVAMTANALQGDRELCLAAGMDDYLSKPIRVDELVTALERSAVRGTEAIRAGGPGASARPDRAAADGPSTPVLDPEALERLRVSMGASFLEELLPTFVEDSQEMVGTMRRALTAKDTDSFRRAAHSLKSNAASFGALTLSNLARDLEALAKSGSLEGAGPRVERLAGECERVVRALREVERESGA, from the coding sequence CTACGAGCTGACCTTCTCCGTCCGCGACACCGGCATCGGCATCCCCACGGACCGGATCGAGCGCCTGTTCGAGTCGTTCAGCCAGGTCGACGTCTCCACGGCCCGGAAGTACGGCGGCACTGGCCTGGGCCTGGCCATCAGCAAGCGGCTGACCGAGTTGATGGGCGGAACGATGAGCGTGGACAGCCGTGAGGGGCACGGCTCGGAGTTCCGGTTCACCGTGCGCGCGCCCTCAGCTGAGAGCGCTGTGCCTCCGCGCCGGGAGCTGCGGGGAACGCAGCCCTCGCTCGACGGCAAGCGTGTGCTGGTAGTGGACGATAACGAGACCAACCGCCGCATCCTCGCCGCGTACCTCGACACCTGGGGCATGGCGGTGCGGATGACCGGCTCGCCGCGCGAGGCCCTCGCCTGGATTCAGGCCGGCGAGCCCTTCGACGCGGGAATCCTCGACATGCACATGCCCGAGCTGGACGGCGTCGCGCTGGCCCGTGCGATCCGCGAGCAGCGCACGGTGGCCACCCTGCCCCTGCTGCTCTTCACCTCGCTGGGCCGCCGCGAGGCGGGCGCCGAGAGCGTGGGCTTCGCGGCCCACCTGACCAAGCCCATCAAGCCATCGCAGCTCTTCGACGCGCTGGCCGCGGCCCTCGTCGGCCAACCGACCCGCGTGGAGAAACGGACGCCGTCCCGGGTCGAGCTCGATTCCGAGATGGCGCAGCGTCACCCGCTCCGGATCCTCCTGGCCGAGGACAACGTCGTGAACCAGAAGCTGGCCCTTCGCCTGCTCGAGCAGATGGGGTACCGCGCGGACATCGCCGCCAACGGGCTCGAAGCCGTGGAGGCCGTCGAGCGGCAGCCGTACGACCTCGTGCTGATGGACGTCCAGATGCCCGAGATGGACGGGCTCGAGGCCTCCCGCGAGATCAACCGACGCTGGCCCGGCGACCGGCGCCCGCGGATCGTGGCGATGACGGCCAACGCGTTGCAGGGCGACCGCGAGCTGTGCCTGGCCGCGGGAATGGACGATTACCTGAGCAAGCCGATCCGCGTGGACGAGCTGGTGACCGCGCTCGAGCGCAGCGCTGTGCGCGGGACGGAGGCGATCCGCGCCGGAGGGCCGGGCGCGAGCGCCCGTCCAGACCGGGCTGCTGCCGACGGGCCCTCGACACCGGTGCTGGACCCCGAGGCGCTGGAACGCCTGCGAGTGAGCATGGGCGCGAGCTTCCTCGAAGAGCTGCTGCCCACCTTCGTGGAGGACTCCCAGGAGATGGTGGGGACGATGCGTCGCGCCCTTACCGCGAAGGACACCGACTCCTTCCGGCGCGCCGCACACTCGCTCAAGTCCAATGCCGCCAGCTTCGGCGCGCTGACGCTGTCCAACCTCGCCAGGGACCTCGAGGCCCTGGCCAAGTCCGGCAGCCTGGAGGGCGCGGGCCCCCGGGTCGAGCGGCTGGCCGGGGAGTGCGAGCGAGTCGTCCGGGCGCTCAGGGAGGTCGAACGTGAGTCCGGGGCGTAA